A genomic segment from Toxotes jaculatrix isolate fToxJac2 chromosome 6, fToxJac2.pri, whole genome shotgun sequence encodes:
- the LOC121183483 gene encoding neurturin: MIGRESKVGKDGRTWWRQEASTTQHHLKNWKVMLWVVASLLTLVEDVFSEEDNKEAQSDIQHVLMQPSWSPTEDLEQDNRVHTSWPHAFEEWSLMQEDEIQQGRWRRSPRDPNSPRTSRRNRKKLKSSRDCHLERKEMRVRDLGLGYDSDEIILFKYCVGTCHSSRKNYDLALKTLMDNGSISGKKVSSHPCCRPIRYETVSFMDTQTTWQTIKWLSAANCSCVG, encoded by the exons ATGATCGGGAGGGAGAGCAAAGTTGGCAAAG atggAAGAACCTGGTGGAGGCAGGAGGCGTCGACTACCCAGCATCACCTGAAGAACTGGAAG GTGATGTTGTGGGTGGTGGCGTCATTGCTGACACTGGTAGAAGATGTGTTTTCTGAGGAGGACAATAAAGAGGCTCAGTCAGACATCCAGCATGTCCTCATGCAGCCTTCCTGGTCTCCTACAGAGGATCTGGAACAGGATAACAGAGTGCACACATCCTGGCCCCATGCCTTTG AAGAGTGGTCACTGATGCAGGAAGACGAAATCCAGCAGGGCAGATGGCGACGCTCCCCTCGTGACCCAAACTCACCCAGAACATCAAGGAGGAACCGCAAGAAGCTCAAGAGCAGCCGTGACTGCCATttggagaggaaggagatgcGGGTGCGGGATCTTGGCCTTGGCTATGACTCGGACGAGATAATCCTCTTCAAGTACTGTGTTGGCACATGCCACAGCTCCCGCAAGAACTATGACCTGGCCCTCAAGACTCTGATGGACAACGGGAGCATCTCTGGCAAAAAGGTCAGCAGTCACCCCTGCTGTCGGCCTATCCGCTATGAGACCGTGTCCTTCATGGACACCCAGACTACCTGGCAGACAATTAAGTGGCTCTCAGCGGCCAATTGCAGCTGTGTGGGCTGA